One part of the Papilio machaon chromosome 5, ilPapMach1.1, whole genome shotgun sequence genome encodes these proteins:
- the LOC106708538 gene encoding CRAL-TRIO domain-containing protein C3H8.02, producing MAEELKPVNEEDFKLLKERMNLIASADPAQYHNDYSLRRYLRAFKSVDSAFQAILKTNKWRTEYGVPELHENKELIEKYNDKARVLRHRDIIGRPIIYIPAKNHSSSDRNIDDLTKFIVYCLEDASKKCFEEVVDNLCIVFDLNNFTLSCMDYQVLKNLIWLLSRHYPERLGVCLIINSPAFFAGCWAVIKGWLDENTAGKVTFVNSEMDLCQYLIPDILPTDM from the exons atggCTGAAGAACTCAAACCAGTGAATGAAGAAGATTTTAAACTACTAAAGGAgagaatgaatttaattgcTAGTGCAGATCCCGCACAGTATCATAATGATTATTCTTTACGTAGATATTTGAGAGCTTTTAAAAGCGTTGACAGTGCATTTCAG gcTATTTTAAAGACAAACAAATGGAGAACTGAATATGGAGTACCAGAGCTTCacgaaaataaagaattaatcgaaaaatataatgataaagCAAGAGTACTAAGACATAGAGATATTATTGGTAGACCAATTATCTACATTCCAGCCAAAAATCATAGTTCAAGTGACAGGAACATTGATGATCTTACTAAGtttattgtatattgtttG GAAGATGCaagcaaaaaatgttttgaagaaGTAGTAGACAATTTATGcattgtttttgatttaaacaaCTTCACATTGTCATGCATGGACTATCAGGTACTCAAGAACCTAATTTGGCTACTCAGTCGACACTATCCGGAGAGGCTTGgtgtttgtttaataataaattcaccAGCATTTTTTGCTGGCTGCTGGGCTGTGATCAAAGGATG gtTAGATGAAAATACAGCTGGAAAGGTGACATTTGTGAATTCAGAAATGGATCTCTGCCAATATCTTATTCCTGACATTTTACCAActgatatgtaa
- the LOC106708550 gene encoding uncharacterized protein LOC106708550 produces the protein MRFILVLAAVIAAALSLPANLDDLPEPSQLALVLNEDDFEDYLDSWLDIQQRNNGNATQFDARSGCTFRINGDLGQPQPVYIHRNNYLRPNGNSGQIRLNSGEQVIIACTGSGRTIRHPNIAKNVNVGTATCVNNNLVSGSGWLNGNGAFGQLTCSSHSHHEAQGTNQRCFNNNLTIRVGFIVNNVFYPLYWSCFDQKRLEVLYAWYDQSRENAVHQTGVDRPSWLAGSFFPGVDVNNRYTQAQQKIAIANVVGNDLANKYVTSHQFLARGHLAAKSDFVFATGQRATFYFINCAPQWQPFNAGNWNSLEQNLRARIGAAGYNTVIYTGTFGVTQLRNANNRFVDIYLHNNNQIPVPQYFYKVAYDASRRLGTAFISINNPHYTLAETRNLQFCTDRCRNNNAFSWLRWQPDRVDIGYSFCCTIADFRRVIGHLPSFTVNGLLT, from the exons CAGTTATAGCTGCGGCTTTGTCGTTACCAGCGAACCTAGATGACTTGCCAGAGCCCAGCCAACTCGCTTTGGTTCTTAACGAAGATGATTTTGAGGACTACTTAGATTCATGGTTGGACATTCAACAGCGCAATAATGGCAACGCAACACAATTCGACGCTCGTAGTG GGTGCACATTCCGCATTAACGGAGACCTCGGGCAACCTCAGCCAGTCTACATTCATCGTAACAACTATCTCAGGCCAAATGGCAACTCTGGTCAGATTCGCCTCAACTCTGGTGAACAAGTCATCATTGCCTGCACCGGATCAGGACGTACGATCAGACACCCGAATATTGCTAAGAACGTCAATGTTGGT accGCGACATGTGTCAACAACAATCTAGTTTCTGGTTCAGGTTGGTTGAATGGTAATGGTGCTTTTGGACAGTTGACTTGCTCTAGTCACTCTCATCACGAGGCACAAGGAACGAATCAACGCTGCTTTAACAACAACTTGACTATTAG GGTTGGGTTTATCGTAAACAACGTCTTCTACCCACTGTACTGGTCTTGCTTTGACCAGAAGCGTTTGGAAGTTCTCTACGCATGGTACGATCAGTCACGAGAAAATGCAGTACATCAAACCGGTGTAGACAGACCGAGTTGGTTGG CCGGCAGTTTCTTCCCTGGCGTTGACGTTAACAACCGATACACACAAGCGCAACAGAAAATTGCCATCGCCAACGTTGTGGGCAACGATCTGGCCAATAAATACGTAACCAGCCACCAGTTCCTGGCACGCGGCCACCTTGCCGCCAAGAGTGACTTCGTATTCGCGACCGGGCAGCGCGCTACCTTCTATTTCATCAACTGTGCTCCTCAGTGGCAGCCATTCAACGCTGGTAACTGGAACAGCCTTGAGCAG AATCTTCGTGCTCGCATTGGAGCTGCTGGTTACAACACGGTTATCTACACTGGTACATTCGGAGTGACACAACTTCGCAACGCTAACAACCGCTTTGTTGACATCTACCTTCACAACAACAACCAAATACCAGTTCCTCAGTACTTCTATAAG GTTGCGTACGATGCCTCGCGGCGTTTGGGCACCGCTTTCATAAGCATCAACAACCCTCACTACACCCTGGCGGAGACTCGCAACCTGCAGTTCTGCACCGACCGCTGCCGCAACAACAACGCTTTCAGTTGGCTCAGATGGCAACCCGATCGCGTCGACATCGGCTACAGCTTCTGCTGCACAATCGCCGACTTCAGAAGAGTCATCGGACATCTCCCATCGTTCACTGTCAATGGTCTTCTGACATAA